In Siphonobacter curvatus, the genomic window TACCGAACGATTTCCCGGGAAAGTAGTATTTTCAACCTCGCTAGGTCAGGAAGATCAGGTTATTACTGATATTATCTTTCGTAACCACTTGCCCGTACGGGTCTTCACCTTAGATACGGGTCGTTTATTTCAGGAAACCTACGAGTTGATGGATGCGACGCGGGCCAAGTACAACCAGACCCTGGAAACGTACTTCCCGAACACGCAACGCGTAGAAGCCTTGGTACAGGAAAAAGGATTCAATAGCTTTTATTACTCGGTTGAAAATCGGAAAGAATGTTGCTTCATCCGTAAAATTGAACCGCTGAAACGAGCCCTGACCGGAGCCGAAATCTGGATTACGGGCCTACGGGCGGAGCAATCGGAAAACCGATCTGACATGCCCGTTCTGGAATGGGATAACGGAAATCAGGTACTCAAATACAACCCGCTTATTCACTGGACCTACGATCAGGTACTGGCTTATTTATCGGAATACCGCGTACCCGACAATCCATTACACCGCAAAGGCTTCATCAGTATCGGCTGTGCCAGCTGCACGAGGGCTATCGAGCCGGGCGAGCACCCCCGGGCCGGCCGCTGGTGGTGGGAAGAATCGAAAAAAGAGTGTGGCTTACACTCAGCGTAGAAGTATCGTCTAAACAATAGATCATTTCCGGGAGGCCCTTCGAAAACCAACCACGGAAATCTTTACAAGTCTGACTATGAGTTCATTCGGAGATAAATCCTTGATTCCTACCTCTGCTCTGGAAAAGCCTGTTTTCCCCCGTGAGCTGGAAGATGAAGCTATTTATATCATGCGGGAAGTAGCCGCTCAGTTTGAGCGGCCCGCCATTCTGTTTTCGGGAGGAAAGGATTCCATTACCCTGGTACGCCTGGCTCAGAAAGCTTTTTATCCGGGCAAAATTCCTTTCCCGCTGCTGCACGTGGATACGGGTCATAACTTTCCGGAAACCATCGAATACCGCGACTGGCTGGTGAAGGAAGTAGGAGCCGAGCTGATTGTTCGTTACGTACAGGACTCCATTAATCAGGGAAAAGCTCAGGAAGAATCCGGGAAATACGCTTCCCGTAATGCCTTGCAAACGGTAACGCTACTCGACGCCATTGAAGAATTCAAGTTCGATGCCTGCATTGGTGGGGCTCGTCGGGACGAGGAAAAAGCCCGGGCGAAAGAACGAATTTTCAGCGTACGCGACGATTTCGGGCAATGGGATGCCAAGCGGCAACGCCCCGAGTTGTTCGACATGCTGAACGGACGCATTTCGGTGGGTGAAAACGTTCGCGTATTCCCCATCTCCAATTGGACCGAACTCGACGTCTGGAATTATATCAAGGAGGAGGGTATTCCCCTGCCTTCCATCTATTTCTCTCACCAACGTCCCGTATTCGAGCGGGATGGGATGCTCTGGGCCGATTCCGAATACATTAATAAAGATACCGACGAAATTCCGTTCGAAGCGACGGTTCGATTCCGTACCGTGGGCGATATGACCTGTACGGCGGCCGTCCTGTCGGAAGCAACGGAGCTTGATGATATTATCGGAGAAATCCTGTCCGCTGAAATCTCGGAACGGGGTGCCCGGATGGATGATAAACGCTCGGAAGCGGCCATGGAAAAACGCAAGCAACAGGGCTATTTCTAAGCGTTAACCGGACGATTAGCAGAGAAAATTAGTATTAAAAATCTTCAACGGGGCAAGTCGGAGCTAGGGCTTTACGTAATCCCCTTTTGTATACATGGACATTTTACGCATTGCTACCGCTGGCTCAGTTGACGACGGAAAGAGTACATTGATTGGCCGTCTCTTGTACGAAACGCAATCCATTACCCGCGACAAACTGGAAGCCCTAGATTCGGCTAGTAAACGCAAAGGGCTGGATTTTCTGGATCTTTCACTGTTGACGGATGGTCTGATTGCCGAACGCGAGCAGGGCATTACGATCGACGTAGCTCATATTTATTTCAGTACCCCCCGTCGTAAATACATCATTGCCGATACGCCGGGTCACTTTGAGTACACGCGGAACATGGTGACGGGAGCCTCCAATGCTAAAGTTTCCCTGATTCTGGTGGATGCCCGGCACGGCGTAGTGGAACAAACGTTCCGACATTTCTTCATTTCGGCGATGTTACGCATACCGAAAGTGATTGTCTGTGTGAACAAAATGGACCTGGTTGGCTACAGTCAGGAACGTTTTGAGGAAATCAAGCGGGAATTTGAAGCCATTGCGGCTCAAGTACAGTTTGAAGGACAAAGTATAGAATTCATCCCCATTTCGTCTTTGTACGGCGTAAACGTTACGAAGAAATCCGAGGAAATCTCCTGGTATACGGGACCGTCTCTGCTGGAGACGCTGGAAGCCATGGACGATCAGATAAAAGTGGATTCATCGCAGGCCGCTCGTTTTCCAGTTCAGTACGTAGTTCGTCCCAAAACGGAAGAATACCACGATTATCGCGGATACGCCGGTCGGGTGGCTAGCGGTACGTTTTCGGTAGGGGATGAAGTAGTCGTATTGCCCACGGGTCAGCAGTCGAAAATTGCTACCATCGAACGCTTTAATGAGCAACTGGAACAGGCTCACGCTCGGGAGTCGGTGGTACTAACGCTGGAGAAAGATATTGACGTTTCGCGGGGCAATATGCTAGTGAAAGTGGGACAGGAGCCCGTTCAGCATCGGGAGTTTTCGGCTCAGGTTTGCTGGCTGGATTATCAAGCTTTGACACCCGGTAAAACGCTGTTATTACAACACGGCATCAACGATACGAAAGCCAAAGTACTGGCCTTGGAAGAACTCATTGACGTACAGTCACTCGAGAAGAGTTCCTCGCCTAGTCAACTTAAATTAAACGAGATAGGGTCGATTCGACTTAAAGTAGCCAAGCCGGTTTTTGCGGACGTTTACGCTGAGAACCCCGCCAACGGAGCCTTCATCTTAGTGGATGAATTCTCGCACGCTACCGTTGGAGTAGGCTTTGTCCATGCGTAAGAACTTAAAAAAACATTTTGACCAAATGAACCAGTGCCCGTCTAATACGTAGATGTGCCTAGTTTTAAGGTGTTTAGTGGATATGTAGATAAGCCTGGAACTATTGGTTCTGGGCTTTTTTGTTGGCCCCAGTAAAGTTGCGGGGCGGGGTAGTACAACATTCGCTACAGATGTAGCTCTTGCGAAATACAAAGCTGATGCTAGCCTTTGGTACTGATACATGGCACATCACCTTCAGAAGTACCGCCCATCCCCGATTTCGACAAGCCTTTCCGCGATTCCGCCATTCCTTAGCCGGCTATAATCAGCGAGCTTTGTATCATCAAATCAGTCGAAATAGTAAACACGAAAGATCATGGAAACCAACGTAATAGGCCTTCACCACGTAACAGCGATTGCCGGTGATGCCAAGAAAAATTATGATTTCTATACCAAAGTGCTAGGCATGCGGTTTGTGAAAAAAACAGTCAACTTCGACGATCCGCAAACGTATCACTTCTACTACGGAAACTATCAGGCCGAACCCGGTACCATCTGGACCTTCTTCCCCTGGGGCAATGCCGTACCACAAGGCCGCAGAGGAACGGGACAGGCCACGGAAGTTGGTTTCTCCGTACCCGAAGGAAGCTTGGATTTCTGGCTCAAACGACTTGAGCAACACGGCGTCATTTATAATAAACCCGCCACGAAGTTCGGCGAAGAATACCTGACCGTACTCGATCCCGACGGATTGAAACTCGAATTGACGGTAACCGCACAGAAAGATAACCGCTCTGGAAATACCACCGCTGAGATTGGCGATGCTCAGGCGATCAAAGGCTTCTCCGGTACGACGCTGACATTGGCTAACATTCAGCCAACGGCCGAAATTCTGACGGAATTGCTGGATTATAAATTGGAAATGGAACACGTGAATCGGTACCGCTTCGTGAACCCTAATAGTGAGACGGCGAATGTCATTGATCTGGTAGAAGTACCTGGCGAACGTCGTGGTCATGTAGCGGGCGGTAGTGTACACCACGTTGCCTTCCGGGTGAAAGACGATGCCGCTCAACTGGCTTTGCGGGAAAAAATTGAGAGCCGTGGCCTGAATATTACGCCGCAAATTGACCGGCAGTATTTCCACAGTTTGTACTTCCGCGAACCCGGTGGTGTACTCTTCGAAATTGCTACCGATAATCCCGGTTTCACGGTCGATGAGTCGCTGGAAGAATTAGGCCAAAACCTGAAATTACCCGCTCAGTACGAACCCCACCGGTCTACAATTGAATCCGTACTGGTGAAGTTATAAGAGATTAGATTGGATGTAAGGTTTGAGTAAGTTGAACGTTTGAAAAAGTGTAAGGTTTGAAAAGTCAGTAGGATGGGATAAAATCCATTGTACTGACTTTTCAAACTTTAAACCCATTCAAACCTTTGGTAGGGATCATAAACGCAGCTTTCCAATCACTCGAAACCGTTCAAAAACCCGTTCAGAATGGGGGGCATCTCTGAGTTCTTCCGTCAGATCCTGCCCGGCCCAATGTTCGTAATGTTTGCCGTTTCGCCACAGTCGCGAGGTAGTTACATCATAAATGGTTCCCTGAAAAGCCACCCAGATTTCTTCCCGGTCCTGACCGTTTCGAAGGGCCAGTTGGGCCTTGGTATAGGTTTGATACGTTTCCATTAAATCCTGCTTAAAAGACCAATAATCGCCAATTTTTTGCGTTTTCAGTATCGATTGATGGGAAGTCTCGTATTTCCGCTATTTTAGTGCAAAAATGAAATGCAGATGAAAAGATATTTACTTTCATATAGTCTCCTAGCCCTGACCGTCCTGATTGCCAGCAGTTGTAAGAAGCCAAACTCAAAACCTGTTTCCGAGATTATCCGTAAAGTATGGACGGTGAATACGGTAAAGGAAAATAATACGCTGGTCTATACGAAGGGGGGAGCCAGCAATATCAAAACGACGTATTCCAAATTCAAGCTCGATTTGAGTAACGTCGCCCAGCAAACCGTACGGTGGACTACAATCGACGATGTAACATTTGTAGGAAACTGGACGATTTCATCCGACAATAAAAAACTGACGCTGACCAATCTCCAGCCTCAGCCCACGGGTAGTAATGGTACGGTAGAATTCAACATCAATGGTTCGCCAACGGAGACCCAACTGAATCTCACGCGTACGACACCCGATCCTAAAACGGGTAATACGACCAACGAGTATCAACTCGTCAATCCCTAGGACCCAAGCCGAAGGCTTTCACCTTTTCGGCTACTCCTATCTAATTTCAAGCTATTTTTGTAAGGCCTCCCTATTACTGGAGGCTTTTTCTTTAGCCGGAAACTAAAGCCTTCCCCGGAAGGTTTCACAAGAATGGAAGAACGTACGGAATTGAATATTTTGGGCGAGTTTGGCCTTATCCATCGCATCGCCTCTCAGCAACAGTTTTCCCACGCCCGAACCGTCAAGGGCATCGGTGATGATGCGGCGGTAAGTAAAGGGAATACGGACTATCAGTTAGTTTCTACCGAACTGATGGTGGAAGGAGTCCACTTTGATTTAAGTTACGTCCCACTGAAGCACCTGGGTTACAAGCTCATCGTGGCGGGTATTTCAGATATTCTGGCCATGAACGGATTACCGACGCAGGTAACGGTGAGTATTGCTTTAAGTAATCGGTTTTCCGTAGAAGCGGTCGATGAACTATACGCGGGTATTCTAACGGCTTGTGAGGACTACGAAGTGGAACTGGTGGGTGGAGATACGACGACTTCGCGTTCAGGACTGGTGCTTTCCGTAACGGCTTTGGGTACGGTGGAAAAAGACCAAATAGCGTATCGCCGCGGAGCCTCCGTTAATGATATTATTTGCGTGAGTGGTGACCTGGGCGGGGCGTACCTGGGATTACAGATTCTAGAGCGGGAAAAACAAGTATTTCTCGAAGCCCCCGAAAGCCAGCCGATACTGGCGGGGCATGAATACGTACTGCAACGACAACTCAAACCCGAAGCTCGTCTGGACATTATCAAGCAACTACGGGAGTTGAACATTGTACCTACTTCCATGATCGATGTTTCGGACGGATTAGCTTCTGAATTACGTCACTTGGCGGCCGAGTCGGGTCTGGGGGTACGCATTTTCGAAGAACAAATCCCTATCCATCAGAAAGCTTACCTGGCAGCTACGGAGTTGAAGTTAGGACCTTTCACGGCGGCTTTGAATGGGGGAGAAGACTACGAACTACTCTTTACCATTCGGCAGGAAGACTACCAGAAAATTCTGGATCAGACGACGGATATTAGCTTTATCGGCTTCATCTCGGCCGACCCGACGGAAGCGTTGTTGATTACCAAGCAAAACGAAGCCATTCCGCTAACGGCTCAGGGCTGGGAAAAACAAGGCGAGTAAAAGAAATTGGTTATAAAAAAAAGGATACGGAAGACTGAATTCCGTATCCTTTTTTATGTACTAAGAAGTTAACTAGACAAAATGAGTGCCTCGCTTGGAAGCATCCGCGACAAACTCTTTGACTTTTTGTTCCTTGTCCTTGGGACAGATCAGAAGCACGTTGTCAAACTCAGCGACAATGTAATCCGACAAACCTTCCACTACCACCAGCCGCTCCTTGGGCGTCTTGATGATCGAACCCGTCGTATTGTGAGTGACGATGTGGCCATCAATCACGTTGTCGTTGGCATCCTTTTCACTCACTTCGTAGAGAGACTTCCAGGTGCCCAGATCCGACCAGCCAATATCACTCAGCACCACGTGCACGTTCTGAGCCTTTTCCATGACCCCATTATCAATGGAAACACTACGGCATTGGGGGTACGCTCGCAGTAACTGCGTAGCTTCATCGTCCGAATAAAAATGAGTAGCCATATCCCGGAAGGCTTCGTCCATTTCGGGCAGGTGCGTTTCAAAGGCTTTGCGAATGGATCTGGCATTCCAAACGAAGATACCCGCGTTCCAAACGTAATCGCCACTCTCTAAGAAAGCCTGAGCCAGCTCCAGGTGCGGCTTTTCGGTAAAGGTCTTCACCCGCTTGACTTCCTTGTCAGTCAGGCCATCAAACTGAATGTAGCCGTAGCCCGTATCGGGCCGGGTGGGGGTAATGCCCAGGGTCACTAAGATGTCCGATTCAGCCGTGGCCTCAAGGGCTACTTTGATGCGGTCGGTGAATTCTTTTTCCTTTAAGATCAAATGATCGGCGGGGGTAACGATGATATTGGCCTCGGGGTCTTTGGTGGCAATCTTGTAGCAGGCGTAGCCAATGCAAGGAGCCGTGTTGCGACGGGAGGGTTCTAACAGAATCTGATGGTCGGAAAGCTCGGGCAGTTGCTGTTTGGTCAAATCATAGTACTCCTGCGAAGTAACGATGTAGACGTTTTCAACCGGGCAGATGTCGGCCAGGCGATCGAAGGTCATCTGGAGCATGGTGCGTCCGATGCCTAAGACG contains:
- a CDS encoding phosphoadenylyl-sulfate reductase; the encoded protein is MNNEALIQDLKPQLEILEPAAAMALLTERFPGKVVFSTSLGQEDQVITDIIFRNHLPVRVFTLDTGRLFQETYELMDATRAKYNQTLETYFPNTQRVEALVQEKGFNSFYYSVENRKECCFIRKIEPLKRALTGAEIWITGLRAEQSENRSDMPVLEWDNGNQVLKYNPLIHWTYDQVLAYLSEYRVPDNPLHRKGFISIGCASCTRAIEPGEHPRAGRWWWEESKKECGLHSA
- a CDS encoding ring-cleaving dioxygenase, giving the protein METNVIGLHHVTAIAGDAKKNYDFYTKVLGMRFVKKTVNFDDPQTYHFYYGNYQAEPGTIWTFFPWGNAVPQGRRGTGQATEVGFSVPEGSLDFWLKRLEQHGVIYNKPATKFGEEYLTVLDPDGLKLELTVTAQKDNRSGNTTAEIGDAQAIKGFSGTTLTLANIQPTAEILTELLDYKLEMEHVNRYRFVNPNSETANVIDLVEVPGERRGHVAGGSVHHVAFRVKDDAAQLALREKIESRGLNITPQIDRQYFHSLYFREPGGVLFEIATDNPGFTVDESLEELGQNLKLPAQYEPHRSTIESVLVKL
- a CDS encoding cytochrome b5 domain-containing protein; this encodes METYQTYTKAQLALRNGQDREEIWVAFQGTIYDVTTSRLWRNGKHYEHWAGQDLTEELRDAPHSERVFERFRVIGKLRL
- the cysD gene encoding sulfate adenylyltransferase subunit CysD; amino-acid sequence: MSSFGDKSLIPTSALEKPVFPRELEDEAIYIMREVAAQFERPAILFSGGKDSITLVRLAQKAFYPGKIPFPLLHVDTGHNFPETIEYRDWLVKEVGAELIVRYVQDSINQGKAQEESGKYASRNALQTVTLLDAIEEFKFDACIGGARRDEEKARAKERIFSVRDDFGQWDAKRQRPELFDMLNGRISVGENVRVFPISNWTELDVWNYIKEEGIPLPSIYFSHQRPVFERDGMLWADSEYINKDTDEIPFEATVRFRTVGDMTCTAAVLSEATELDDIIGEILSAEISERGARMDDKRSEAAMEKRKQQGYF
- a CDS encoding sulfate adenylyltransferase subunit 1; the encoded protein is MDILRIATAGSVDDGKSTLIGRLLYETQSITRDKLEALDSASKRKGLDFLDLSLLTDGLIAEREQGITIDVAHIYFSTPRRKYIIADTPGHFEYTRNMVTGASNAKVSLILVDARHGVVEQTFRHFFISAMLRIPKVIVCVNKMDLVGYSQERFEEIKREFEAIAAQVQFEGQSIEFIPISSLYGVNVTKKSEEISWYTGPSLLETLEAMDDQIKVDSSQAARFPVQYVVRPKTEEYHDYRGYAGRVASGTFSVGDEVVVLPTGQQSKIATIERFNEQLEQAHARESVVLTLEKDIDVSRGNMLVKVGQEPVQHREFSAQVCWLDYQALTPGKTLLLQHGINDTKAKVLALEELIDVQSLEKSSSPSQLKLNEIGSIRLKVAKPVFADVYAENPANGAFILVDEFSHATVGVGFVHA
- the thiL gene encoding thiamine-phosphate kinase, translating into MEERTELNILGEFGLIHRIASQQQFSHARTVKGIGDDAAVSKGNTDYQLVSTELMVEGVHFDLSYVPLKHLGYKLIVAGISDILAMNGLPTQVTVSIALSNRFSVEAVDELYAGILTACEDYEVELVGGDTTTSRSGLVLSVTALGTVEKDQIAYRRGASVNDIICVSGDLGGAYLGLQILEREKQVFLEAPESQPILAGHEYVLQRQLKPEARLDIIKQLRELNIVPTSMIDVSDGLASELRHLAAESGLGVRIFEEQIPIHQKAYLAATELKLGPFTAALNGGEDYELLFTIRQEDYQKILDQTTDISFIGFISADPTEALLITKQNEAIPLTAQGWEKQGE
- a CDS encoding mannose-1-phosphate guanylyltransferase, whose translation is MNFQHTYVVIMAGGVGTRFWPFSRQTYPKQFHDVLGIGRTMLQMTFDRLADICPVENVYIVTSQEYYDLTKQQLPELSDHQILLEPSRRNTAPCIGYACYKIATKDPEANIIVTPADHLILKEKEFTDRIKVALEATAESDILVTLGITPTRPDTGYGYIQFDGLTDKEVKRVKTFTEKPHLELAQAFLESGDYVWNAGIFVWNARSIRKAFETHLPEMDEAFRDMATHFYSDDEATQLLRAYPQCRSVSIDNGVMEKAQNVHVVLSDIGWSDLGTWKSLYEVSEKDANDNVIDGHIVTHNTTGSIIKTPKERLVVVEGLSDYIVAEFDNVLLICPKDKEQKVKEFVADASKRGTHFV